The Janthinobacterium lividum genome has a window encoding:
- a CDS encoding formylglycine-generating enzyme family protein: MLLASLPLTGCDRLPAAQAAARPMPAALGSEALCAAGTGLPAGWGRQKQAGMAWIPSGNFILGSRQGYADERPASASQAVAGFWMDQTEVSNAQFAAFVQATAYVTQAEQEGGAVVFHQPTQEELARRPYAWWTYVKGADWRHPTGPASGAPAGNTPVTMVTQADALAYARWLGRDLPTEAEWEYAAKAGRSDAELDKAPVDSQRQPTANYWQGAFPLLNTQQDHHAGLAPVGCYQANAFALYDMIGNAWEWTRDAYSGAHQAHANGDTAAVAAAARRTVPLQPNQPMVIKGGSFLCSPDFCVRYRASAREAQEADLGAAHIGFRTVLRDS; the protein is encoded by the coding sequence ATGCTGCTGGCCAGCCTGCCACTGACCGGCTGCGACCGGCTGCCTGCCGCTCAGGCCGCCGCCCGGCCCATGCCCGCGGCGCTGGGCAGCGAAGCGCTGTGCGCGGCCGGCACGGGCTTGCCTGCAGGCTGGGGCCGCCAGAAACAGGCGGGCATGGCCTGGATACCATCGGGCAACTTTATCCTCGGCAGCCGGCAAGGCTACGCCGATGAGCGCCCTGCCAGCGCGTCGCAGGCAGTGGCCGGCTTTTGGATGGACCAGACGGAAGTGAGCAACGCCCAGTTCGCTGCCTTCGTGCAGGCCACCGCTTACGTGACGCAGGCAGAGCAGGAAGGCGGCGCCGTCGTCTTCCACCAGCCCACGCAGGAAGAACTGGCCCGGCGGCCCTACGCATGGTGGACGTATGTGAAGGGCGCCGACTGGCGCCATCCCACCGGTCCGGCATCTGGCGCGCCGGCAGGCAACACGCCCGTCACCATGGTGACGCAAGCCGATGCGCTGGCCTATGCGCGCTGGCTCGGGCGCGACCTGCCCACTGAAGCGGAATGGGAATACGCGGCCAAGGCGGGCCGCAGCGACGCCGAGCTGGACAAGGCGCCCGTCGACAGCCAGCGCCAACCCACGGCCAATTACTGGCAAGGCGCCTTTCCGCTGCTCAATACACAGCAAGACCATCACGCGGGCCTGGCGCCCGTCGGCTGCTATCAGGCCAACGCCTTTGCCTTGTATGACATGATCGGCAATGCCTGGGAATGGACGCGCGACGCCTACAGCGGCGCGCACCAGGCGCACGCGAATGGCGACACGGCCGCCGTGGCAGCCGCAGCACGGCGCACAGTGCCGCTGCAGCCCAACCAGCCCATGGTCATCAAGGGCGGCTCCTTCCTGTGTTCGCCCGACTTTTGCGTGCGCTACCGCGCCTCGGCCCGCGAAGCGCAGGAAGCGGACCTGGGCGCCGCGCATATCGGCTTTCGCACCGTGCTGCGCGACAGCTGA
- a CDS encoding TonB-dependent siderophore receptor: protein MKQRQAAQGYRTLSLFTTLMLGAGLQAQAAGDTADAAAESAAAAAAAGPVAVITVNGDRAPAERLAAGALGARSDLETPFSTAQVSSAQIEDRQIKSLGTLFAGDASVASKGGTFTQSAYAVSVRGLTLDFTNGYKIDGQPFQMYGVELPLEMFESVQLLKGATGFLYGFSAPGGIINYVSKKPVEQALFGADIGYTDSGVFSQHIDAGGRAGEDGRYGYRVNLSHEQGETYNGAYLRRKAGALAVDARLQPGLTWSAQLLYQERDLQGGVPTMSLAVFPVRSALPAPVSGKRDLGAYASTYYDSTMWLASTALAWKINSDWQANVSYGHTEKRIDSSYETLYLTSQSGGYSNRLNPFYAPTLTYDSLQGMLEGTFHTGAIVHKIAAGFNYQTLDRTLNVTPSLSIFSGKTTGNLYQAPPVLVDTSNVNRQAFYTISDYTQKSVFLSDTVAFAPHWSLLAGLRYMDYENNNFAASGARTSNYHKKPLTPTVALLYQPTNALTVYGNYVEALEDGGTVSNVYANANTVLSPLKSRQVEFGLKADHAKWGASAALFRIKRGAAYADYSSNSQGIYVQGGELRYQGLELNGRADLTRDFEATAGATWLDATYQATSPAIVGNRIESTPRFQAALGVIAKVRAVPGLSLHANTSYVGAQSANSANAWSVPAVTLASAGGAFRSRLGENAVSYRLEISNLANRAYWNSTGSNALQPGAPRTISLNARIDL, encoded by the coding sequence ATGAAGCAACGACAGGCAGCGCAAGGCTACCGGACACTGAGCCTCTTCACCACCCTGATGCTGGGTGCGGGCCTGCAGGCGCAGGCGGCAGGCGATACGGCAGACGCGGCGGCGGAATCGGCCGCCGCTGCAGCCGCGGCTGGCCCAGTCGCCGTCATCACCGTGAACGGCGACCGGGCCCCGGCGGAACGGCTGGCAGCGGGCGCCCTCGGTGCGCGCTCGGACCTGGAAACGCCGTTTTCCACGGCCCAGGTCAGCAGCGCGCAGATCGAGGACCGGCAGATCAAGAGCCTGGGCACGTTGTTTGCCGGCGACGCCTCGGTGGCGTCGAAAGGCGGCACCTTCACGCAAAGCGCCTACGCCGTCAGCGTGCGCGGCCTGACCCTCGATTTCACCAACGGCTACAAGATCGACGGCCAGCCCTTCCAGATGTATGGCGTCGAACTGCCGCTGGAAATGTTCGAATCGGTGCAGCTGCTGAAAGGCGCCACGGGTTTTTTGTACGGCTTCAGCGCGCCGGGCGGCATCATCAATTATGTTTCGAAAAAGCCCGTCGAGCAGGCCCTGTTCGGCGCCGACATCGGCTACACGGACAGCGGCGTGTTCAGCCAGCATATCGATGCGGGCGGCCGCGCGGGCGAGGATGGCCGCTATGGCTACCGCGTCAACCTGTCGCACGAACAGGGCGAAACATACAACGGCGCCTATCTGCGCCGCAAGGCGGGCGCGCTGGCCGTCGATGCGCGCCTGCAGCCCGGCCTGACCTGGAGCGCACAGCTGCTGTACCAGGAGCGCGACTTGCAAGGCGGCGTGCCGACCATGTCGCTGGCCGTGTTTCCCGTGCGCAGCGCCCTGCCCGCTCCCGTCAGCGGCAAGCGCGACCTGGGCGCCTATGCCAGCACCTATTATGATTCGACCATGTGGCTGGCCAGCACGGCGCTGGCGTGGAAGATCAATAGCGACTGGCAAGCCAATGTCAGCTATGGCCATACGGAAAAGCGCATCGACAGTTCCTATGAAACGCTGTACCTGACGAGCCAGTCGGGCGGCTACAGCAACCGCCTGAACCCGTTCTACGCACCGACGCTGACGTATGACTCACTGCAAGGCATGCTCGAAGGCACCTTCCACACAGGCGCCATCGTGCACAAGATCGCCGCCGGCTTCAATTATCAGACGCTGGACCGCACGCTCAACGTGACGCCGTCGCTGAGCATTTTCAGCGGCAAGACCACGGGCAATCTGTACCAGGCGCCACCCGTGCTGGTCGATACCTCGAACGTCAACCGCCAGGCCTTCTACACCATCTCCGACTACACGCAGAAATCGGTCTTCCTCAGCGACACGGTGGCATTCGCGCCGCACTGGTCGCTGCTGGCGGGCTTGCGCTACATGGACTACGAGAACAACAACTTCGCCGCCAGCGGCGCGCGCACCAGCAACTATCACAAGAAACCCCTCACGCCCACCGTGGCCCTGCTGTACCAGCCTACGAACGCGCTGACCGTGTACGGCAATTACGTGGAAGCGCTGGAAGACGGCGGCACCGTATCGAATGTCTACGCGAATGCGAATACCGTGCTGTCCCCGCTGAAAAGCCGGCAGGTGGAATTCGGTCTGAAGGCCGATCACGCGAAATGGGGCGCCAGCGCCGCTTTGTTCCGCATCAAGCGCGGCGCCGCATACGCCGACTACAGCAGCAACAGCCAGGGCATTTACGTGCAGGGCGGCGAACTGCGCTACCAGGGGCTGGAGCTCAACGGTCGCGCTGACCTCACGCGCGACTTCGAAGCGACGGCCGGCGCCACCTGGCTCGACGCCACCTACCAGGCCACCAGTCCCGCCATCGTCGGCAACCGCATCGAAAGCACGCCGCGCTTCCAGGCGGCGCTGGGTGTAATCGCCAAGGTGCGCGCCGTGCCCGGCCTGTCGCTGCATGCCAACACCAGCTATGTGGGCGCGCAGTCAGCCAACAGCGCCAATGCCTGGAGCGTGCCAGCCGTCACCCTGGCCAGCGCGGGCGGCGCCTTCCGCAGCCGCCTGGGCGAAAACGCCGTCAGTTATCGCCTGGAAATCAGCAACCTGGCCAACCGCGCCTACTGGAATTCCACCGGCTCGAACGCCCTGCAGCCCGGCGCGCCGCGCACCATTTCGCTGAACGCCCGCATCGATCTTTAA